In Psychrobacter sp. P11G3, a single genomic region encodes these proteins:
- a CDS encoding MBL fold metallo-hydrolase: protein MQVHSFLDSDTETYTHVLADTEQKLCAIVDPVLNFDAKSGRTNTSSVDEVIEFVREQDWTLKYIIETHAHADHLSAAIHVKESLGGQLVIGQHITEVQKIFKQIFNFDTSFRTDASQFDILTDEGETLELGKITITAMYVPGHTRADMAYLAADDEKTVVFVGDTLFAPDVGTARCDFPGGDAKTLYQSIQKLLALSEDTVMYLCHDYPSKGRQHCPTTTVAAQKLENIHVKDSINEAEFVQMRERRDATLDMPRLIIPAVQINIDAGHFPEPEDNGTRYLKVPINVLGG from the coding sequence ATGCAAGTTCATTCTTTTTTAGATAGCGATACAGAAACCTATACCCACGTACTTGCTGATACTGAGCAAAAACTATGCGCCATTGTCGATCCTGTATTGAACTTCGATGCTAAGTCAGGCCGAACCAATACTAGTAGTGTCGATGAAGTGATTGAGTTTGTACGTGAGCAAGATTGGACGCTCAAGTACATTATTGAAACTCATGCGCATGCAGATCATTTATCTGCCGCCATCCATGTAAAAGAAAGCCTTGGCGGACAGTTAGTCATCGGTCAGCATATCACCGAAGTACAAAAAATCTTTAAGCAAATTTTTAACTTTGACACTAGCTTCCGCACTGATGCCAGCCAGTTTGATATTCTGACAGACGAAGGTGAGACCTTAGAGCTTGGTAAAATTACTATCACTGCGATGTATGTACCCGGTCATACGCGTGCCGATATGGCCTATCTAGCCGCTGATGATGAGAAAACAGTGGTATTCGTTGGAGATACGTTGTTTGCGCCTGACGTCGGTACAGCGCGCTGTGATTTTCCTGGTGGCGATGCCAAAACGCTTTATCAGTCTATTCAAAAGCTGCTAGCACTTTCTGAAGATACCGTCATGTATCTGTGTCATGATTATCCGAGCAAAGGTCGTCAGCACTGCCCAACGACGACAGTAGCCGCACAAAAACTAGAAAATATCCATGTCAAAGACAGTATAAACGAAGCAGAGTTTGTGCAGATGCGTGAGCGCCGTGATGCGACTTTAGATATGCCTCGCCTTATCATTCCTGCTGTACAAATCAATATCGATGCCGGACATTTTCCCGAGCCAGAGGACAATGGTACGCGCTATCTAAAAGTACCGATCAACGTCCTTGGTGGATAA
- a CDS encoding ArsR/SmtB family transcription factor yields the protein MQQASLQASQLLKSLSHPDRLLLLCQLTQGEYCVGELEDLVGVGQPSLSQQLGILRKDELVATRREGKQIYYSIASEDALAVLDLLYQRFCAKAE from the coding sequence ATGCAGCAAGCATCGCTACAAGCCAGCCAACTACTAAAGTCGCTATCGCATCCTGATCGCCTGCTTCTTCTTTGTCAATTGACTCAAGGTGAATATTGCGTCGGTGAGCTTGAGGATTTGGTCGGGGTTGGACAGCCGAGCTTATCGCAGCAATTGGGTATATTGCGTAAAGACGAACTGGTCGCCACACGCCGCGAAGGTAAGCAAATTTACTATAGTATCGCAAGCGAGGATGCGCTAGCTGTACTCGATCTGCTGTATCAACGTTTTTGTGCCAAAGCAGAATAA
- a CDS encoding SulP family inorganic anion transporter, which yields MSSIVARLIPAWLRQYQLSALPTDLVAGIVVGVLVIPQSLGYAVLAGLPPVYGLYAAIVPVLVYAWLGSSNVQAVGPVAITAIMTASGLLPYAEQGTEQYALMASLLALMVGALLWIAGRLKLGWIMQFISRGVSAGFVSGAAVLIFVSQLKYLTDIPVTGNSLIGYLTTMQRYASQLHPLTLAIGITAFALLVANRYASEWIWQTWLSSSYAKWAERLFPLILLGIAIVLSMALHWSTHGVATIGRIPQGLPSFTLPHISDLQEALKLLPTAGLMALIVFVSSSSVASTYARLRGESFDANRELTGLGLANLSGGLFQSFAVAGGFSRTAINADSGAKTPLASLVTVLIMIAALIAFSNALAPLPYALLGATIMASIIGLIDIATLKSAWQRDRLDGASFLAAFVGVLIFGLNTGLVIGLMVSFASLIWQSSKPHVAVVGQLGGTGHFRNINRHDVVTFDNLLMLRIDESLFFGNSESVHRRILNAMQQYPDANEIILIMAAVNHIDLTAQEMLCTLNHELALQNKRLHFSFIKGPVMDIIGHTPLISELSGQVYLSTLDAVDALK from the coding sequence ATGTCCTCTATCGTCGCTCGTCTGATTCCAGCTTGGCTGCGTCAATACCAGCTCTCAGCGTTGCCGACTGATCTCGTTGCAGGCATAGTGGTGGGTGTGTTGGTCATACCGCAGAGCCTAGGTTACGCAGTGCTTGCAGGACTGCCGCCTGTCTATGGCCTATATGCAGCGATCGTACCTGTCCTCGTTTATGCGTGGCTCGGCTCTAGCAACGTGCAAGCCGTAGGACCTGTTGCCATTACCGCCATCATGACCGCCAGTGGCCTACTGCCTTACGCTGAGCAAGGTACTGAACAGTATGCACTGATGGCTAGCCTATTGGCACTGATGGTAGGTGCACTGCTATGGATAGCAGGACGGTTAAAACTTGGCTGGATCATGCAGTTTATCAGTCGCGGCGTGTCTGCAGGGTTTGTAAGCGGTGCAGCGGTTCTTATATTTGTCAGTCAGCTCAAATATCTGACCGATATTCCGGTCACTGGCAATAGTTTGATTGGGTATTTGACTACCATGCAACGCTATGCCAGCCAGCTGCATCCATTGACCTTAGCTATCGGTATTACCGCATTTGCGCTATTGGTTGCCAATCGCTATGCAAGTGAGTGGATATGGCAGACGTGGCTATCATCGTCGTATGCCAAATGGGCAGAGCGCTTATTTCCGCTTATTCTACTTGGCATTGCTATCGTACTTAGTATGGCACTGCATTGGAGCACGCATGGTGTCGCGACCATCGGTCGTATTCCACAAGGTCTGCCGAGCTTTACGTTACCGCATATCTCAGACCTACAAGAAGCGCTAAAGCTATTGCCAACCGCAGGATTGATGGCACTGATCGTATTTGTGTCGAGCAGTTCAGTTGCCAGCACCTATGCTCGCTTGCGTGGTGAGAGCTTTGATGCCAATCGTGAACTGACTGGACTTGGGCTGGCCAACCTGTCTGGTGGACTGTTCCAAAGTTTTGCGGTTGCGGGTGGCTTTTCGCGTACAGCTATCAATGCCGATTCAGGCGCGAAGACACCACTTGCCAGTCTCGTCACCGTACTGATAATGATTGCCGCACTCATAGCCTTTAGCAATGCGCTTGCCCCACTACCCTATGCACTACTGGGCGCAACCATCATGGCCTCCATCATTGGCCTAATAGATATTGCGACGTTGAAATCTGCATGGCAGCGCGATCGCTTAGATGGTGCTAGCTTTTTAGCAGCGTTCGTCGGTGTGCTTATATTTGGACTAAACACGGGACTGGTCATTGGTCTAATGGTGTCATTCGCCAGTCTTATCTGGCAGTCGAGTAAGCCGCACGTGGCTGTCGTTGGACAGTTGGGTGGTACAGGACATTTTCGTAATATCAATCGCCATGATGTCGTAACTTTTGACAACTTATTGATGTTACGTATTGATGAGAGTTTATTCTTTGGTAATAGTGAATCTGTACATCGACGTATCCTCAATGCCATGCAGCAATATCCCGATGCTAATGAAATCATATTGATTATGGCCGCCGTCAATCATATAGATCTGACCGCCCAAGAAATGCTTTGCACCCTAAACCACGAATTGGCGTTACAGAACAAGCGCTTACATTTTAGCTTTATCAAAGGTCCTGTGATGGACATCATCGGTCACACCCCATTGATTAGCGAGCTATCAGGGCAAGTCTATCTAAGCACCTTAGATGCTGTCGATGCATTAAAATAA
- a CDS encoding beta-lactamase hydrolase domain-containing protein, giving the protein MTDDLTIYKQIYPSQCVKIAELGYRSVLNIRPDAEIETQPNSCDLATATEQANLAYQHLPFDDERLSMLTVEQFADFYHSMPKPILMFCGTGARAKLLYQSALMQGLL; this is encoded by the coding sequence ATGACCGATGATTTAACGATTTATAAGCAAATATACCCAAGCCAATGCGTTAAGATTGCTGAGCTTGGTTATCGCTCAGTGCTTAATATTCGGCCAGATGCCGAGATTGAGACACAGCCTAATAGCTGCGATTTGGCAACGGCTACCGAACAGGCAAACCTAGCGTATCAGCATTTGCCGTTTGATGATGAGCGCCTAAGTATGCTAACGGTCGAGCAGTTTGCCGATTTTTATCACTCAATGCCTAAGCCTATATTAATGTTTTGCGGTACTGGGGCACGCGCCAAGCTACTATACCAAAGCGCATTGATGCAAGGCCTGTTATAA
- a CDS encoding TIGR01244 family sulfur transferase: MSHEVSFTGQITPDQVPMIAENGFKTIINNRPDGEEPNQPTSAEIEAAAKEAGLAYKEISFAGNELNQTHVETFADFFNQAEQPMLIFCRTGNRSNGIYEAAKQMDLLDD; encoded by the coding sequence ATGAGCCATGAAGTTAGCTTTACCGGACAAATCACGCCTGACCAAGTGCCTATGATTGCCGAAAATGGTTTCAAAACCATTATCAATAACCGTCCTGATGGTGAAGAACCAAATCAGCCAACCAGTGCCGAAATCGAAGCAGCAGCCAAAGAAGCTGGTCTTGCTTATAAAGAGATTTCTTTTGCAGGTAATGAGCTGAATCAAACTCACGTCGAAACGTTTGCAGATTTCTTTAATCAAGCTGAGCAGCCAATGCTGATTTTTTGCCGCACGGGTAACCGCTCAAACGGTATCTATGAAGCAGCTAAGCAAATGGATTTACTAGATGACTAG
- a CDS encoding bile acid:sodium symporter family protein: MNNTALALLPIALAYIMFTLGAGLKLSDFKVIAKYPKAFFVGLINQVVLVPLVALAVVLVTAPPPAIAFGIMLISFCPGGVTSNMLTYYAKGNVALSIALTGVVSILSVITLPILITLAFDHFMKDQANSISAIKIGLVMFLLTTLPVSLGMLARHKFTDFMVRRSSLLNGLASVFFVLIVFAAIASNWQLLQSQFTQIGLELVFIIAILFAISILISRVLKLSWFDTKTISIETSIQNSTTAITLAPIIMGVSTLPVIALPAALYGVLMYVVALPVIFLIKNKN; encoded by the coding sequence ATGAATAATACCGCGCTAGCATTACTGCCAATAGCCCTTGCTTACATTATGTTCACTCTAGGAGCAGGGCTAAAACTGAGTGATTTTAAGGTCATTGCCAAATATCCAAAAGCGTTCTTTGTTGGTTTAATCAATCAAGTTGTGCTGGTACCGTTGGTTGCGCTCGCAGTCGTGTTAGTGACGGCTCCGCCACCAGCCATTGCTTTTGGAATTATGCTGATTAGTTTTTGCCCCGGCGGCGTCACTAGCAACATGCTGACCTACTATGCCAAAGGAAATGTCGCGCTCTCTATCGCGTTGACTGGTGTGGTCAGCATACTATCGGTCATTACATTGCCCATTTTAATTACGTTGGCTTTTGATCACTTTATGAAAGATCAGGCAAACTCTATTAGCGCGATAAAGATTGGCCTAGTCATGTTCTTATTGACCACATTGCCTGTATCTCTTGGTATGCTTGCTCGCCACAAATTTACTGACTTTATGGTACGTCGTAGCAGCCTTCTAAACGGCTTGGCCAGCGTGTTTTTTGTCTTAATTGTCTTTGCTGCTATTGCCTCTAACTGGCAATTACTACAATCACAGTTCACTCAAATTGGTTTAGAGCTGGTCTTTATCATTGCTATTTTATTTGCTATTAGTATCTTAATCTCTAGAGTCCTAAAGCTAAGCTGGTTTGATACCAAAACCATCTCGATAGAAACCAGTATCCAAAATAGCACGACGGCTATTACCTTAGCCCCTATCATCATGGGTGTGAGCACACTACCCGTCATCGCGCTGCCTGCTGCTTTGTACGGTGTGCTGATGTATGTCGTTGCGCTGCCTGTTATTTTCCTAATCAAAAACAAGAATTGA